A single genomic interval of Gammaproteobacteria bacterium harbors:
- a CDS encoding NnrS family protein, with translation MTALFNLGFRPFFLGATWFAVVSMALWMAVYRFHYPLALDGISASQWHAHEMLYGYAIAVIAGFLLTSIRNWTGLATLTGLPLALAFGLWLAARLMMLLGTDALVLAACADLLFMLVLIVACAVPILRVRQWRQMAILSKLLMLGIGNALFYAGALGLHEDGLRWSLYGGLYLVIALILTMARRVIPSFTERGIEPPVQLRNSRFLDFSSLILLLVFWIAEVFLQQHAVAAACSAAMFVVNAIRLAFWYRPGIWKKPLLWSLFTAFALIDAGFLLFALSAVLPIAVTLAVHAFAVGGIALITLAMMARVALGHTGRSVHQAPAVIILPMTLLLLAFMTRVVGPLVAPLHHGVWVMLSQVCWISAFTVFGVAWFPILTRPRIDGAPG, from the coding sequence ATGACGGCGTTGTTCAACCTTGGGTTTCGACCTTTTTTTCTCGGCGCCACGTGGTTTGCGGTGGTCTCGATGGCCCTGTGGATGGCGGTATACCGCTTTCATTATCCATTGGCGCTGGACGGCATCAGTGCCAGCCAATGGCATGCCCACGAGATGCTCTATGGATATGCGATCGCGGTGATCGCCGGCTTCCTGCTCACTTCCATCCGTAACTGGACCGGCCTCGCGACCCTGACCGGATTGCCGCTGGCGCTCGCCTTTGGTCTGTGGCTCGCGGCCCGGCTGATGATGCTGCTGGGCACCGATGCCCTCGTGCTCGCCGCCTGCGCCGACCTGCTGTTCATGCTGGTACTGATTGTGGCCTGCGCGGTGCCGATATTGCGTGTCCGGCAATGGAGGCAGATGGCAATTCTGTCAAAGCTGCTGATGCTCGGAATCGGCAACGCATTGTTCTACGCCGGCGCCCTCGGCCTGCACGAGGACGGGCTGCGCTGGAGCCTCTATGGGGGGCTTTATCTGGTGATCGCGCTGATCCTCACCATGGCGCGACGAGTGATTCCATCCTTCACCGAGCGTGGCATCGAACCGCCGGTACAGCTGCGCAATTCACGGTTTCTCGATTTTTCCAGCCTGATCCTGCTGCTGGTGTTCTGGATTGCGGAAGTTTTTCTGCAGCAGCATGCGGTGGCAGCGGCCTGCAGCGCGGCGATGTTCGTGGTAAATGCAATCCGGCTGGCGTTCTGGTACCGGCCCGGTATCTGGAAAAAGCCGCTGTTGTGGAGCCTGTTCACCGCCTTCGCGCTGATCGACGCCGGTTTCCTGCTGTTCGCGCTGAGTGCGGTTCTGCCCATCGCGGTGACGCTCGCGGTGCATGCGTTCGCGGTCGGCGGCATCGCGCTGATCACGCTCGCGATGATGGCGCGCGTCGCTCTCGGTCATACCGGACGCAGCGTGCATCAGGCACCCGCCGTCATCATCCTGCCGATGACGCTGTTGTTGCTGGCGTTCATGACGCGGGTGGTGGGGCCACTGGTGGCTCCGCTGCACCATGGCGTATGGGTGATGCTGTCCCAGGTCTGCTGGATTAGCGCGTTCACGGTATTCGGTGTGGCATGGTTCCCCATCCTCACCCGCCCACGCATCGACGGTGCGCCGGGCTGA
- a CDS encoding VCBS repeat-containing protein — MEDLLFRDRTHNDHRLRLVINSADRSTRQLGIVLGKSSGPDRGFDVRSADFNGDGRSDILTRDLVSGITRIRLMNGVKTLAAGRLAELPENPAVVLITAADFNGDGRADLLYRHRDTGVWSVFTLDGLSVDRAASGATRAGAWEQSRWVSSADFNGDGRADLLVRNSQTLKWMLYLMDGKNVRKSTRLVGAPVSPVWQLQAVADMNRDGRADLLLRHRDNGAWRSLFLDGGRVLESSGNIAINRNPAYQLQLLTDLNADGFPDALLRRPDSGRWQVQYLMNLARLEGSGSPSLANSPKMRIADVADQDGDGYPEILTTNGSKWTSYDVRNLNAPIATALKIGSPSQFPVVCDPPNYYQFGTPAKPASASNRSAFLTWITPVTRENGEALCAHELAGYHIYYKGSSPKTSFAAHIADGQADSWLLDHLQPNRYSFRILSYDYQGFFSKSSSTLFKSIY; from the coding sequence ATGGAAGACCTGCTGTTTCGCGATCGCACCCACAATGACCACCGGCTGCGGCTGGTGATCAATTCGGCCGATCGCAGCACCCGGCAGCTCGGAATCGTTCTCGGCAAATCGTCCGGACCCGATCGCGGCTTCGACGTGCGCAGCGCCGATTTCAACGGCGATGGGCGCAGCGACATCCTCACCCGTGACCTGGTATCGGGCATCACGCGCATACGCCTGATGAACGGCGTAAAAACGCTGGCGGCCGGCCGGCTTGCCGAACTGCCGGAAAACCCGGCCGTGGTCCTGATCACCGCCGCGGATTTCAACGGCGACGGGCGCGCCGACCTGCTGTATCGCCATCGTGACACCGGCGTCTGGTCGGTATTCACGCTCGATGGTCTGAGCGTCGACCGGGCCGCGTCGGGCGCCACCAGAGCCGGTGCCTGGGAACAGTCGCGCTGGGTGAGTTCGGCGGACTTCAACGGCGATGGGCGCGCCGACCTGCTGGTGCGCAATTCGCAGACCCTGAAATGGATGCTGTACCTGATGGATGGCAAGAACGTGCGCAAGAGCACGCGGCTGGTCGGCGCCCCCGTTTCCCCTGTGTGGCAGTTGCAGGCCGTTGCCGACATGAACCGCGATGGACGCGCCGACCTGCTGCTGCGTCATCGCGATAACGGAGCCTGGCGTAGCCTGTTCCTGGACGGCGGCCGGGTGCTGGAATCCTCCGGCAATATCGCGATCAACCGCAACCCCGCGTATCAGCTGCAGCTGCTGACCGACCTGAATGCCGACGGGTTTCCCGATGCCCTGCTACGCCGCCCGGACTCCGGCCGCTGGCAGGTTCAGTACCTGATGAACCTGGCGCGACTCGAAGGTTCGGGCTCGCCGTCGCTAGCCAATAGCCCGAAGATGCGCATAGCCGATGTGGCCGACCAGGATGGTGACGGCTACCCGGAGATCCTGACCACCAACGGCAGCAAGTGGACGAGCTACGATGTGCGCAACCTGAACGCGCCGATCGCCACGGCACTCAAGATCGGTTCGCCGAGTCAGTTCCCGGTGGTCTGCGATCCGCCGAATTATTATCAGTTCGGTACACCAGCCAAGCCCGCCTCCGCCAGCAACCGCTCCGCGTTCCTGACCTGGATCACGCCGGTGACGCGCGAGAACGGCGAGGCACTCTGCGCGCACGAGTTGGCCGGCTACCACATCTACTACAAGGGCAGCTCGCCGAAGACGTCCTTCGCGGCCCACATTGCGGACGGGCAAGCCGATTCCTGGTTGCTCGACCATCTGCAACCCAACCGGTATTCGTTCCGGATCCTGTCCTACGATTACCAGGGCTTCTTCAGCAAATCCTCGTCCACGCTGTTCAAGAGCATCTACTGA
- a CDS encoding coniferyl aldehyde dehydrogenase: MGAEPLQQPATRTELESALKLQREAYLAHPVPGLAERRADLQALQRFVRENKEAIITAISADYGNRSRHETLFAEIFTAIDGVNHTLRHLKKWMKPQRRPVDIRNFAGASNRLIPQPLGVVGVIVPWNFPLNLSILPLIYIFAAGNRAMVKMSENSRHLARLMIEKMPAYFPREKLAVFDETGGVGVEFSKLPFDHLLFTGSGQTGRSVMAAAAQNLCPVTLELGGKSPAIICDDYPLAKAAERLLFVKLFNAGQICTTVDHVFVPQAKVDEFVELARRIVPARYPDIDGVDYTSMIDDRAFARITAALDDAQKRGATLLQLVPGERWNAATRKIAPHIVLDAPDDCELMSREIFGPVLPVRAYRSLEEVIGYINARPRPLAIYPFSNDAARVQMLLDRIMSGGVSVNDALFHVAQHDLPFGGVGASGMGHYHGYEGFITFSKLRPVFYQARFSFMKFLAPPYGRFASAVLGFLTR; this comes from the coding sequence ATGGGTGCCGAACCGCTTCAGCAACCGGCAACACGCACCGAACTCGAGAGTGCGCTGAAACTGCAGCGCGAGGCCTATCTCGCGCATCCCGTACCCGGCCTTGCCGAGCGCCGGGCCGACCTGCAGGCGTTGCAGCGTTTCGTGCGCGAAAACAAGGAAGCAATCATCACCGCGATCAGCGCCGACTATGGCAACCGCTCGCGTCATGAAACGCTTTTCGCGGAAATATTTACCGCGATCGACGGCGTCAACCACACGCTGCGGCACCTGAAAAAGTGGATGAAACCGCAGCGCCGCCCGGTGGACATCCGCAATTTCGCGGGCGCCAGCAACCGCCTGATCCCGCAACCGCTGGGTGTGGTCGGAGTGATCGTCCCGTGGAATTTTCCGCTGAACCTGAGCATTCTGCCGCTCATCTACATCTTTGCCGCGGGCAACCGCGCGATGGTCAAGATGTCGGAGAACTCGCGTCACCTGGCGCGACTGATGATCGAGAAAATGCCCGCTTATTTTCCGCGCGAGAAGCTCGCGGTCTTCGACGAAACCGGTGGCGTGGGAGTCGAGTTCTCGAAGCTTCCGTTCGATCACCTGCTGTTCACCGGCTCCGGACAGACCGGACGCAGCGTGATGGCGGCCGCCGCGCAGAACCTCTGCCCGGTGACACTCGAGCTCGGCGGCAAGTCACCCGCCATCATCTGCGACGATTATCCGCTCGCCAAGGCCGCCGAACGGCTGCTGTTCGTGAAATTGTTCAATGCCGGACAGATCTGCACCACCGTGGATCACGTGTTCGTGCCGCAGGCGAAGGTCGATGAGTTCGTCGAGCTTGCGCGCCGGATCGTGCCCGCACGCTACCCCGACATCGACGGCGTCGATTACACCTCGATGATCGACGATCGTGCCTTTGCGCGTATCACCGCGGCACTCGACGATGCGCAAAAGCGTGGTGCAACGCTGCTGCAACTGGTGCCGGGCGAGCGCTGGAATGCCGCAACACGCAAGATCGCGCCGCATATCGTGCTGGATGCGCCCGATGACTGTGAATTGATGAGCCGCGAGATATTCGGTCCGGTACTGCCGGTACGCGCCTACCGTTCGCTCGAGGAGGTGATCGGCTATATCAATGCGCGTCCGCGCCCGCTGGCGATATACCCGTTCAGCAACGACGCGGCACGCGTGCAGATGTTGCTCGATCGCATCATGTCGGGTGGCGTGAGCGTCAATGATGCACTATTCCATGTCGCCCAGCATGACCTGCCCTTCGGCGGTGTCGGCGCGAGCGGCATGGGCCATTACCACGGCTACGAGGGCTTCATCACCTTCTCCAAACTGCGGCCGGTTTTCTACCAGGCGCGTTTCAGCTTCATGAAGTTCCTGGCGCCGCCCTACGGCCGTTTCGCCAGCGCGGTGCTCGGCTTCCTGACACGCTGA
- a CDS encoding arylsulfatase: MGFFFLLALCALPGVTLAAGSRPNILVIWGDDIGMWNISAYHRGMLGGRTPNIDRIASEGALFTDYYGEQSCTAGRAAFITGQHPFRTGLLKVGMPGADIGLRPEDPTIAELLKPQGYTTGQFGKNHLGDKDEFLPTRHGFDEFLGNLYHMNAEEEPETYFYPKDPEFRKRYGPRGVIHSWADGRIEDTGPLSRKRMETVDQEFTGAALDFIDRAHAADKPFFVWFNATRMHVWTHLAPQWEGKTGYGLYADGLAEHDYDVGLLLKKLDELGIADDTIVVYSTDNGSQTNTFPDGGSEPFRGEKGTTWEGGFRVPALVRWPGTVTPGRVINDVFSHLDWLPTLLHAAGVADVDAKLRAGYTAGTRTYKVHLDGVDQSALLAGTGPGARETVFFFDDNANLNAIRWRDWKIHFATMKDWSSGRQQLTFPMMVNLRADPFETSLDSSMYGRWMADNMWLFVPMQQEVGKWLMTFREFPPRQPTASFTIDKVLQQMQQQPKR, encoded by the coding sequence ATGGGGTTCTTTTTTCTGTTGGCGCTGTGCGCGTTACCGGGCGTGACCCTGGCCGCCGGATCCAGGCCCAACATCCTGGTGATCTGGGGCGATGATATCGGCATGTGGAATATCAGTGCCTACCACCGCGGGATGCTGGGGGGCCGCACGCCGAACATCGACCGGATAGCCAGCGAGGGAGCCCTGTTCACCGATTATTACGGTGAGCAGAGCTGCACGGCCGGGCGCGCCGCATTCATCACCGGACAGCATCCGTTTCGTACCGGTCTGCTCAAGGTCGGCATGCCCGGGGCCGATATCGGTTTGCGCCCGGAGGATCCCACGATCGCGGAATTGCTGAAACCCCAAGGTTACACGACCGGCCAGTTCGGCAAGAATCACCTCGGCGACAAGGACGAATTCCTGCCGACCCGGCACGGATTCGACGAATTTCTCGGCAACCTTTACCACATGAACGCCGAAGAGGAGCCGGAGACCTACTTCTATCCGAAGGATCCGGAATTCCGCAAGCGCTATGGCCCCCGTGGCGTGATTCACTCCTGGGCCGATGGCAGAATCGAGGATACCGGACCGCTGTCGCGCAAGCGCATGGAAACCGTGGATCAGGAATTTACCGGTGCCGCGCTGGATTTCATCGACCGGGCACACGCGGCGGACAAGCCGTTTTTTGTCTGGTTCAACGCCACCCGCATGCATGTGTGGACACATCTCGCTCCGCAATGGGAAGGAAAGACCGGTTACGGCCTCTATGCCGATGGTCTCGCGGAGCATGATTACGATGTGGGCCTGCTGCTGAAGAAACTCGATGAACTCGGCATTGCCGACGATACCATCGTCGTGTATTCCACCGACAACGGTTCGCAGACCAATACCTTTCCTGATGGCGGCTCCGAGCCGTTTCGCGGCGAGAAAGGCACGACCTGGGAAGGTGGCTTCCGGGTGCCGGCGCTGGTGCGCTGGCCCGGCACCGTGACGCCGGGGCGGGTGATCAACGATGTGTTCTCGCACCTGGATTGGCTGCCCACCCTGCTGCATGCCGCCGGGGTGGCGGATGTGGACGCGAAGCTCCGGGCCGGCTACACGGCGGGCACTCGTACCTACAAGGTCCATCTCGATGGTGTGGACCAGTCCGCACTGTTGGCGGGGACCGGACCGGGTGCACGCGAAACGGTGTTTTTCTTCGATGACAACGCCAACCTGAACGCGATCCGCTGGCGCGACTGGAAAATCCATTTCGCGACCATGAAGGACTGGTCGAGCGGGCGTCAGCAATTGACCTTTCCGATGATGGTGAATCTGCGTGCCGATCCCTTCGAAACCTCGCTCGATTCATCGATGTACGGACGCTGGATGGCGGACAATATGTGGCTCTTCGTGCCGATGCAGCAGGAAGTGGGCAAATGGCTGATGACTTTCCGCGAGTTCCCGCCACGGCAGCCGACCGCGAGCTTCACCATCGACAAGGTGTTGCAACAGATGCAGCAGCAGCCGAAGCGCTGA
- the pap gene encoding polyphosphate:AMP phosphotransferase — MFESAEIGHSISTSRFKREAPKLREALLEAEYRLLEKPEFPVLILVGGVEGAGKGETVNLLNEWMDPRHIRAEAFGPPSNGERSRPPMWRFWRVLPPRGKIGIFFGSWYTDPIVGRVEGSLKRGEFGRRLERIRHFEKMLVAEGMVILKLWFHLTKDAQKERMRTLSENELTRWRVTPADWERLKQYDAFATHSAEALRETSTGEAPWHVIDGADANYRALTAGKLVLDALTCGLAGGSPQLTPSAPPPVPALDSRDLINSLDYTRSLAARRYPKELERAQGRLNLLTRHKRMQDRSLVLVFEGMDAAGKGSAIRRVTRALDARYYRVVPIGAPSDEERAQPYLWRFWRHVPGHGRAVIFDRSWYGRVLVERVEGFCAEPDWMRAYHEINEFEEQLVDNGAIVLKFWMSITLGEQLKRFREREKTPYKHHKITADDWRNREKWPQYEQAVCDMIERTSSARAPWCLIPANDKRYARVEVLNGIADAIEKRL; from the coding sequence ATGTTCGAATCCGCGGAAATAGGCCACAGCATTTCCACTAGCCGCTTCAAGCGCGAGGCGCCGAAGTTGCGCGAGGCGCTGCTCGAGGCCGAATACCGCCTGCTGGAAAAACCGGAATTCCCGGTTCTCATCCTGGTCGGCGGGGTCGAGGGTGCGGGCAAGGGAGAGACCGTGAACCTGCTCAACGAATGGATGGATCCGCGTCATATACGCGCCGAGGCTTTTGGTCCGCCGAGTAACGGTGAGCGGTCGCGTCCACCCATGTGGCGCTTCTGGCGGGTGCTGCCGCCGCGTGGCAAGATCGGCATATTTTTCGGGTCGTGGTATACCGATCCCATCGTCGGGCGGGTGGAGGGAAGTCTCAAGCGCGGCGAATTCGGTCGCCGGCTCGAGCGGATCCGTCATTTCGAGAAAATGCTGGTCGCCGAGGGAATGGTGATACTGAAGCTCTGGTTTCATCTCACCAAGGATGCGCAAAAGGAGCGCATGCGAACGCTCAGCGAAAACGAACTCACGCGGTGGCGGGTCACACCCGCCGACTGGGAGCGGCTCAAGCAATACGACGCTTTCGCCACGCATTCCGCGGAGGCGCTACGCGAGACCAGTACCGGCGAGGCGCCCTGGCACGTCATCGACGGGGCGGACGCCAATTACCGCGCCCTGACCGCCGGAAAACTGGTGCTCGATGCCTTGACGTGCGGGCTCGCCGGCGGCTCGCCGCAATTGACGCCCTCGGCGCCGCCGCCGGTACCTGCGCTCGACAGCCGCGACCTGATCAATTCACTCGATTACACGCGCTCGCTCGCTGCCCGGCGCTATCCGAAGGAACTCGAACGGGCGCAGGGACGCCTCAATCTCCTGACCCGCCACAAGCGCATGCAGGACCGGTCGCTGGTGCTGGTGTTCGAGGGCATGGACGCGGCCGGCAAGGGCAGTGCGATCCGGCGCGTCACACGCGCGCTCGATGCGCGTTACTACCGCGTGGTGCCGATTGGGGCGCCGAGCGACGAGGAGCGCGCACAGCCCTACCTGTGGCGCTTCTGGCGCCATGTGCCAGGCCATGGCCGCGCGGTGATTTTCGACCGCTCGTGGTACGGACGGGTGCTGGTCGAGAGGGTGGAGGGCTTTTGCGCCGAACCCGACTGGATGCGCGCCTACCACGAGATCAACGAGTTCGAGGAGCAACTCGTCGACAACGGCGCGATCGTGCTCAAGTTCTGGATGTCGATCACGCTTGGCGAACAGCTCAAACGCTTTCGCGAGCGCGAGAAGACACCGTACAAGCACCACAAGATCACCGCCGATGACTGGCGCAACCGCGAGAAGTGGCCGCAATACGAGCAGGCGGTGTGCGACATGATCGAGCGCACCTCCAGCGCGCGGGCGCCATGGTGCCTGATACCGGCGAATGACAAGCGCTATGCGCGGGTCGAGGTGCTGAACGGTATCGCCGATGCGATCGAGAAGCGGCTGTAA
- a CDS encoding sodium-dependent transporter, which translates to MAGRGEFSSRMGFILAASGSTVGLGNIWGFPTQTANNGGAAYLLVYLVLAFCLAYPAFVAELIIGRHAKANAVAALQLIARGPVSRALGSLTGYAGIVTASLILSFYSIVAGWTLGYGLASLAELAGYDALATWLVGFGIARNLVFSAAFMMLTAWIISAGVKDGIEKWSARLMPSLLLILLLLIAWVLTLDGATAGLKAYLIPDFSRAVDLKLIVSALGQSFFSLSLGVGTILIYGSYVSRSENLPLLGLATTLIDIGVAVTAGLLIIPAMYVAEHNGVPIYDAAGRLISEDTLVFTVLPALFDTMGTMGIFVSTAFFVLMSIAALTSTISMLEVPVAYAVENHELPRKRATWAIAAVITLSSAVIVLNFDALFGFTIALSTRYSEPLLGLMFCVFAGWIWHRDSLLAEIREGWPDAANSLFWKIWPFYIRFVCPLAILAVFGNLLLS; encoded by the coding sequence ATGGCAGGACGGGGTGAATTCAGTTCGCGCATGGGGTTCATCCTGGCGGCTAGCGGATCGACGGTGGGCCTGGGCAATATCTGGGGATTCCCCACCCAGACTGCAAACAATGGCGGTGCTGCGTACCTGCTGGTCTACCTGGTGCTGGCATTCTGTCTGGCGTATCCGGCGTTTGTTGCGGAGCTGATCATCGGACGCCACGCCAAGGCCAATGCGGTGGCGGCACTGCAGCTGATCGCGCGCGGTCCGGTCAGCCGGGCGCTAGGATCGCTGACCGGGTACGCGGGTATCGTGACGGCAAGCCTGATATTGAGCTTCTACAGTATCGTTGCGGGCTGGACGCTCGGGTATGGCCTGGCGTCACTCGCCGAACTCGCGGGCTACGATGCCCTGGCCACCTGGCTTGTCGGGTTTGGCATCGCGCGCAACCTCGTGTTCAGCGCCGCGTTCATGATGCTTACGGCCTGGATCATCAGCGCCGGAGTCAAGGATGGTATCGAGAAGTGGTCGGCGCGGTTGATGCCCTCGTTGCTGCTGATCCTCCTGTTGCTGATCGCCTGGGTGCTGACGCTGGACGGGGCCACGGCCGGGTTGAAGGCCTACCTGATCCCCGATTTCAGCCGGGCAGTGGATCTCAAGCTGATCGTCAGTGCGCTCGGGCAGTCGTTTTTCTCGCTGTCGCTCGGTGTGGGCACCATTTTGATCTATGGCTCCTATGTGAGCAGGAGCGAGAATCTCCCGCTGCTCGGTCTCGCGACCACGCTGATCGATATCGGGGTAGCGGTCACCGCCGGCCTGCTGATCATTCCGGCGATGTACGTGGCCGAGCACAACGGGGTGCCGATCTACGATGCGGCGGGCCGGCTGATTTCCGAAGACACGCTGGTGTTCACGGTATTGCCGGCGCTGTTCGATACCATGGGGACGATGGGCATATTCGTCTCGACGGCATTTTTTGTCCTGATGAGCATCGCGGCGCTGACTTCGACGATCTCCATGCTCGAGGTGCCGGTGGCCTACGCCGTGGAGAACCATGAACTGCCGCGCAAACGCGCAACCTGGGCCATCGCGGCCGTGATTACGCTATCGAGTGCGGTGATCGTGCTGAACTTCGACGCGCTGTTCGGGTTCACGATAGCGCTCAGCACGCGCTACAGCGAGCCACTGCTGGGCTTGATGTTCTGCGTGTTCGCGGGCTGGATCTGGCATCGTGACAGCCTGCTGGCCGAGATTCGTGAAGGTTGGCCCGATGCGGCCAACAGCCTGTTCTGGAAGATCTGGCCGTTCTATATCCGCTTCGTATGCCCGCTCGCGATCCTGGCGGTGTTCGGCAACCTGCTCCTGTCCTGA
- a CDS encoding DUF4345 family protein, whose amino-acid sequence MAARIFLGLFGAMWLGYGVWCFTDPGYLREAAGIAFISTTGNVDLRATYGGLQMAIGLLLLGGALRAVATRPVLLSYGVLCAGIGSARLAGALLEAEWSTYTLFAVCFEIGSVAAVLLLFARAARR is encoded by the coding sequence ATGGCGGCACGGATCTTTCTCGGTTTGTTTGGCGCGATGTGGCTGGGTTACGGAGTATGGTGTTTTACGGATCCGGGGTACCTGCGTGAAGCCGCTGGCATCGCGTTCATCAGCACTACCGGCAATGTCGATCTGCGGGCGACCTATGGTGGCCTGCAGATGGCGATCGGCCTGCTGTTGCTGGGCGGTGCGCTGCGCGCGGTTGCCACGCGCCCGGTGTTGCTGAGCTATGGAGTGCTGTGCGCCGGTATCGGATCGGCACGTCTGGCCGGCGCGCTGCTGGAGGCGGAATGGTCCACGTATACGCTGTTCGCGGTATGTTTCGAAATCGGCTCGGTGGCTGCGGTGCTGCTGCTTTTTGCGCGCGCCGCGCGACGCTGA
- a CDS encoding isoprenylcysteine carboxylmethyltransferase family protein, protein MELKLPPPLVALVLCALMWGIDHALPVGRVQTAVQGLLALVLVCLGIGVSVSGMLAFRAARTTVDPRNPGKATQLVAGGIYRLSRNPMYVGLLCTITAWAIYLGSPWGLPALPLYVWYVTRFQILPEEAALHRLFGASYTAYCARVRRWI, encoded by the coding sequence ATGGAACTCAAGCTGCCGCCACCGCTGGTGGCCCTGGTATTGTGCGCCTTGATGTGGGGTATCGATCATGCGCTGCCCGTGGGGCGGGTCCAGACAGCGGTGCAGGGTCTGCTGGCCCTGGTGCTGGTGTGTCTGGGTATCGGCGTCAGCGTGAGTGGCATGCTGGCGTTTCGTGCCGCGCGTACCACGGTCGATCCGCGCAATCCGGGCAAGGCCACACAACTGGTCGCGGGCGGCATCTATCGTCTCAGCCGCAACCCGATGTACGTGGGCTTGCTGTGCACGATCACGGCCTGGGCCATCTACCTCGGCAGTCCCTGGGGCCTGCCTGCGCTGCCGCTCTACGTATGGTATGTCACGCGCTTCCAGATCCTGCCCGAAGAGGCCGCATTGCACCGGCTGTTCGGTGCGAGCTATACGGCCTATTGTGCGCGGGTGCGACGCTGGATCTGA